The sequence CGAGTCGCTTGGCTCTTGGTTAAGGCATTACTAGCCAACAGCCCTTGTTGTCTTTGACCCACATTGATCTGCATGCAGTTGAAACTCCAAGTGTAAgaggaaattaattaattaagctctGTTTTGAAATATAAGTTGGTGATCACCTGATTAGATTTTTTGCTGCCTCCCTTTTGGATTTTATCCGCATTCAGATTTGAAAAATTAGACACCAACTCTTTCATGCCTCTGACAAATTCGTCCCGACTAATAAGGCCATCGCCTGATATATCGAAGGacgacaaaatattttcgatgTTTCTATCCGTGGTAAAATGATCACTATCATCAATCCTTGCTCCTAAGAGCAAAACTCTTAGTTCTGCAGCTGATAATGCCGCGTTCTTATTCGTGTCTACTCTATTAAACAATCTGTtaaacatataaaatatattatatataataaaacaatTCCCAGGTACAGAAAAAAGACAGTTACGTTGTTATTGGGAAATTAAGAAAATACTCACAGCAATATTTTTTCGGTGTCAGGTTTTCCATTTTTTGTCAACAGTTCCATGAGCTTGTCTTTTGCATATTTACTCATTAAGAACTCGAATCTCCGGTTCTGAATCCATGGCTGGAACACCTGCAAGATACAAAGCAAGTTTTTGAATGGTAAGCAAGAAAAACGGGAAAATTGTTTTCTTAGTCccgtatgtttgtcactttgcgattttggtcctctatatttttaaatttcagttttagttcgctatctttatttttttggcaattttaatccttttttctgatgtggcgctgatgtggcacctATTCAGtactgatgtggagctgacgtgtatagtgtcacgtaaacattttcgaataaaaaggactgaaattgctaaaaatcgaaacatgcaggactaaaactgaaatatgaaaacgtagagaaccgaaatcgcaaagtgacataCATAAAGcaccaaaattgcagttttcccCATGAAAAACCAAAAGTCATATATGTTATCTTTAAACATTCGCCTCAACAAGAAAACAAAATGAACCATTCTATGGGTGCGTGCAGTTGAATTGAAGCTCAGCAATTACCTGATAGCCCATGTAGGCAAAGAGTAACAAAAAAGTGGCTATAAGAGCAAAAAGAATAATCGCTCGCTTCCCTGAGGACGAACTAAAAAAATTTTGCAGCTGCAGGATGAGAAACGGGATCATGGATATCATTATGATCCGTGAAGTATAGCTAGTTTCGGCATCCGTAACAACGCCATGGCCTGCTTAAGCAGATGACGTTGATTAAGaatcatattaatttattgGTCAAATGAGGTTAGTTACGTGAAAAAGATTAGACCTTTAAAGGTGATTTCATTTTGTTCATTTGGATCATCGGAAGTATCAGCAGCAGTGAGATCATGGCTGCCAAGAACAACAGAAGCACCCCACACCAGCGTCAAAAGCATGACTGCTGTGCCTGCTACCAATCCCATTCCTAGCGTAGTTCGTTGCTGAGCTGCATCCCGAGACCCCGAAAGTGCAGATTCTTCATTTGTATGCATGGAAAAAATTACATGGAAAATTAGAGTCGAAGCCATATTCAAGAATTAAGTTGTGCATGCATGTGTAGCAACAAGGACAACGAGACAAAATTTACTTAATTGGTACATATAGTCAAAAATCTCGGCTTTACTAGGGAGGAAAATTGACACGTTTCTAAGCCCACGTGCAATGATATATACATGCCTAACTCAATAAAGtgtgttctttaaaaaaattcgtcgttaaaaaaaaagaagaagaagttaTGCTTctaaaattaattcaaaattaaaataagggatCTAATGTGTgtgtattatattattttgaatttcCACTTCAACATGCGAGCTAGTTTGTGGGTTCCATGTATACAAATGTGACGAATTTTCGTCCGTCGTCTTGCAATTTTGATTGGGCTGGAAATTTTGGATGGCTAAATTTTCTATTAATTAGTTGAAGTTGACGGACGACATTATCTCAGGAAGAATTTGGTTGGCCAGAGTTTCTTCTCAAAATTAATCTTATCTCTCAACTAGTGGAGGATAGCGCGCCTTTCAACgttgaatttataatatatattaatttatattcaagAATTGATTAATTAACTTACTTAAAATAGAGTAACGGCTATCAGTATTTcccatttaaattaataatgataATGATGTGCATGGGGACAACGATAGCTATATgacttataaaaaaaatatcacgaaACATACTGCTAGTTTTTTCATAGCTAATTCCATATATATATCAGCTTTTtagtgtctatatatatatatatctaatgAAATTTTGGTGATAACTAAATTTGAACATCCGAGGCTCCTATATATGTGTTCTTCTAGTTGACCTCGTATACAAGTATAAAGTAGCgaaaacaaaattaaactaattttgaaattattaatttatggtGGTCTTGGAAAAGAAAGAGTAGTAGCTAGGAAAGGGAATATAATGTACCAAGAACGATGATAATCTGAGGAAATGTGCCCAGCAACTGAAACAAACTAGCTCCAAAAACACCTGGCCCGATAATCTCGAAGAACTTCTCCGACCCCTCCGCAACGTACTGCCCACCAATAGACAGCAAGATTTCGTACACCACGATCAGAAACAGCAGCCCCCACGCATCCGTGGAGCACGGCAAGAACCCATACACCGGTTCGCATGTCTCCGCCGATAAGCCCCATTCAATAACAGATGGCTGCTTCCTGTCAGAATCCGAGCCGTCGGATACCAAGTTCAAATCTTCACTAATAAAGCGGCTGTGCGTCAATTgaataagaagaagaagcagCAGCAAGGAAATTATGGCGAATAATGCTTTGTTCTTGGCCAtggttaattaattatttggctTTCAAGCTAGCAAGACCAAGAAACTGGTTGGAAAAAAGAGGAacttatattgtttaaatttatagAGATGAATACATATACATGGGAGACGTTGGAGGTGCAAGAAGATGGGAGGTGATTTGTATTTTTCGACTTGAACAAGACTGCCACATCGTGGATTTTGTTCATATACAGCAATTTGGCAGGGAAAATACAAGAATGGTTTATGACAGTACTGTTTTAGCCGCCGGGCCGGGATGAAGATATCTGATGCATGTAatgaaatcttttaattcaACGTTTATCATATGTTGTAATTTTATGTGGGTGTTAATGtgatgtattattattattattctccGAGAAAGAAATTAAACTTAAAGTTCACCTTGTTCGGTGGAAAATGATCTTTCCCCAAGCCGTACGAAGTTAAATTCAATGCATGTATTGTATGATCTATTACTATAGCATATAATGATTACCACCAGTCACCTAATTGCCGtatgtgaaaattttgaaaaatgaacTTGGTagacttatttttaaaatatatatatatttcggaagatagtttttttctaaaaaaacaagtgaaaactgcaattttggtctttttatgtttgttactttgcgattttggttctctatgttttcatattttagttttaatcCTGTATGTTCcgttttttggcaatttcagtcatttttcttccaaaatgcttacgtgacactatacacgtcagcttcACATCAGCACTGCAATGGTttcacatcagcgccacatcggaaatGACTAaaagtgtaaaaaaaaataaaaatagcgaACTAAAACTGAACATGAAAACACagaagaccaaaatcgcaaagtgacaaaacTACAGGATTaaaaatgcaattttctcaaaaattaattataagattgaatttttgaaaaaaaaaaaatcaaccaaaTTTTACCTTCCTTCTTTTGCTTTAATTTCCAATATTTTTCCATAAACGGCagctttttcaaaattaaaagcaCTTTGCGCAAGCACATGATATATATACCACGAAAGCCTGCATGCATGCGAAGGCATTCATTCAATAATTAGCTTTTAAATGAGGTTTATAAAAAAGAACATGCATGACAGGGGATGTAAGCTGAAATTAATATTAAACTACATAAATAcaatattgtttttttaataaaaattgtgtgtAAAATATGAATATAATTTTAGCTTTGCCCCCTTTTAAGAAAGAGGACAAAACCCTATTTGatggaaaaaaaaatgttcatGTGAATGGAAAGTATGGACTATGGAACCCATAAGGAGCGATATACAATGCTCAATgaagatatattttataaaatattaagaaTTAAATGACCTCAAAATTATTTATGTTACACTGTACGGGTGACATGACCTAAAGTATGAAAGAAACCACCTCAGAATATTAGTAATCTAAGCACATGATTGCTATATTTATAGACTTTGCAATCTAatcaattattttatgtttatggaTAATTAATTACAAttagaattaaattaaatataatccaTCATGTTTATTTGTAAGTTCAAAAAAAACATAGAGATCATGCATTTTAATTATTAACCAATTGGGAGAGTGGTAGTATCTGATATGATAATTATACACTTGTATTACACGCACATTGCCAAAATAGATATTTGTCAACCgacaaaattaaaagatattttttcatttacttaattaaaatgtTCAAACATATGCTTCGTCTGGACAAATACTTATAAAATCATTTTATAtaggtgttttttttaaaaaaaaattataaagatttttaaaagttattttaagaataaatatgtatgaacaattattctataaaaatattatcacaattaaaaattagtttgttttatttttcatcattgttttcaattataaaatcattaaaaaaacatCTCAATTGTTCTCTAAAAACTATATttgatgaaaaatttttaaaaacacttTCAAAATGTTTTACAAAAATCTTGTTCAAACAAATACTTGAaattttttcacttataaaacattaaaaacatttttaaaaaacttgtCTAGACAAACTCATAGTCACTTTAATGGATTCATTCTAAcacaatataatatatttaatattatctgTTTTATAATAAAATGAGGATTTTCTCAACTGTTtgatttaattatgatttttttgcaTCTAAAATATGGTATATTAACAAATTGAAAAGTTATCTatcctatatataatagttaattgagaaagaaaaatatatgaaaaaaaaattgatgagaTATATATACTTAAAAATACTATATACATGAAATCAAATCTacatgatgaaaatattatgcTGGAAAATTTTGGGAAAAACAATTGTGTTCCATGTCATACCAAAAATAGTCACTTTAATAAGAATATAGGATCAACTCTCAAATATcataatatagtatagataataCATCTCAAATATATCtcgtaaaaaatatataagtttGAAATCGTTTCAGGCTCGTAATTTTTTACAAAAGGTTGACCTCGAAAGAAATTCATTTCTCACATGAATCAGAGGTCCATTGACTAGACCCGTAATTTTCTTCTTCGACACGATAATGCTTTAAATGAAATGCATAATAAAGATAATTTTGTGTTATGGTACACAAATATTAATGCATTAGGTTTTCCGAGAAAGTAGAAAACTAATAAAACAGAATCCCCATAATTTGGGACAACTAAACTTTTCATCctattatttgtattttttttcattttttatcaaTGTAAAAGTGAAGTTGGACTTTCAGTCTTGTACTTTCAGTCTtgtaacttttatatatatatatatagttttgatttCACGCACTCTAGAGTGCGTGGGATTTCACGTGTATCCGTGCCCAAAACAAATCCGATTGCTTTCAAATTTTCACGGTAGGATCGTCTCGAAAATGTGaatccaacgatatatcatatgatataaatttcaatataGGTGTTCGGAAATAGGAAGATGACCGAAATTGCTTATTTCACCTAATTTCCGGTCATCTTTTCATTTTTTAGTCTTGCTAAGTTTGATTTTCATTTGTAGCTAGCAAATTGTATATTGTTTTCATTGTTACTCTTTTAACtagtatttgtttttattttcggTTTTTTATGACCAGCAAATATGATAGACTCCGATAAAAAGaagattaaaaaaagaaaatattatacaaATTAAAGGACAAAAAATGAAAACACTGTATAAGATGTTGCATGACTACAAATGAAAAAATAGTACCAAAAatgagaagaagaaaaaaaacataCAAGTTATGAGACTGAAAATACAAACGCAATGTTACACCAAAAGTggaataaaaatacaaataaaataaccAAAAATACAGTTCTCCtccataatttttattgatcgtaaataataaaatacattTACACATGATTTCCTTGTTCTTCATGAGGCGCATCTAAATGTAGTACCATTTAGGACCATCCCAGAACACTAGTGAGAAGATAGACTAGTGCCAAAGAAATTGGGTACAAAAAGAGCACAAGATAACCCACCCAGATAGGGTATGTGGTGCGAAGGCACGTCAATAGAGTCATCACTATACAGATTATAAGAACCACCACAACCTCCACAGACACAGTCGAATTCAAATCGCGTGCGTAAACCGGCGTGAGAAACACTATCAACCCGATTATGTTGTTCATGAATACGCCACCATAGAGCTGCACACACCGGAAAACCAAGTTACTAGACAAAGTTCGCGGAATGTCAACTTATTTCATCCATCATTAAGTATTTTGTATGCTACTTAAAACAATATCTGAGACTAGCTAGCTAAGTTATTTTAACCATCATTGCAAGTTATATATCGTGGAGGTAACATACCGCAGAAAGAGTCAATGAAATGGATTTCTGTGTTTTCTGTCCGGCAGAAGCAATTGATTGCACTGCAACTCCATAGTTCATAGCAAATGGGATGGCCAAATACGAGACGCTAAACGAAGATAGGTTGGCAGCTTGAGCAAAACCTACAACACTCTTGATTAACGGTTCCGACAGTGCACATAGCATGAATATCCCCAAGATAATCAAGAAAGTGGCGTTGAAGATAGTTCGCCAAGAACTACTTGTTGTTTGGGTCGTGGTCGAGGCATTAGACAGCAGCCCTTGTTGAGTTTGGCTCGTGCCCGAGGCATTAGGCAACAGCGGTTGTTGAGTTTGGCTCGTCTTCTGCAATTAAAACTCAAAACAATCAGATGGGAATTAAAGCTCTGTTTCTGACAGAGTCTGTATTCTATATATACATAAGTTGGTTACCTGAGAATTCTTGCCACCTCCTTTTTTGATACTATCTGCATTCTGATTGGAAATGTTAGCAACTAATTGAGTCATGCCTTTGACGAATTCATCCTGACTGACAAGGCCATCGCCTGATATATCAAAAGATTCCaatatattttcaatgtttctATCCGTGGTCAAGTCGTCACTATCATCAATCTTTGCTCCTAAGAGCAAAACTCGGAGTTCTGTTGCTGATATTGATGAGCTCTTATTCTTATCTACTCTGTTGAACAGTCTGTTAAACATACGAAAACAAAACGAACGATGAAAAATCGATGGATTCAACAAGACCACTCCAGAAAATTGCCATTCGACACAATTCCTGGGATCAAAGAACCAGCTAGGAAGATAAAACATACTGTAAAATCTTTCGATTGTCAGGTTTGCCATTGCTTGTCAATAGTTGCATGAGCTTGTCTTTTGCATATTTACTCATCAAATACTCGAATCTCCGGTTCTGTACCCATGGCTGGAATACCTGCAAAATACAGACCAACAAGATACTCTGCATGTCAATATTAAGTATCCACTTTAGCAAAATGGAACCATTAAAGTAATTTACAATCACCTGATAGCCCATGTAGGCAAAGAGCAATATAACAGTGGCTATCAGAGCAAGAAGAATAATCACTCGTCTCCCCGATGgagtattaaaaatattttgcagCTGCAGAATAAGAA comes from Henckelia pumila isolate YLH828 chromosome 4, ASM3356847v2, whole genome shotgun sequence and encodes:
- the LOC140865997 gene encoding sodium/calcium exchanger NCL2-like encodes the protein MAKNKALFAIISLLLLLLLIQLTHSRFISEDLNLVSDGSDSDRKQPSVIEWGLSAETCEPVYGFLPCSTDAWGLLFLIVVYEILLSIGGQYVAEGSEKFFEIIGPGVFGASLFQLLGTFPQIIIVLESALSGSRDAAQQRTTLGMGLVAGTAVMLLTLVWGASVVLGSHDLTAADTSDDPNEQNEITFKGHGVVTDAETSYTSRIIMISMIPFLILQLQNFFSSSSGKRAIILFALIATFLLLFAYMGYQVFQPWIQNRRFEFLMSKYAKDKLMELLTKNGKPDTEKILLLFNRVDTNKNAALSAAELRVLLLGARIDDSDHFTTDRNIENILSSFDISGDGLISRDEFVRGMKELVSNFSNLNADKIQKGGSKKSNQINVGQRQQGLLASNALTKSQATRDYWLTILKATFLVTFGTFMLCVLGEPLIKSVVGFAQAANLPSFSVSYLAIPFAMNYGTAVRSIVSARQKTKKSISLTLSALYGGIFMNNIIGSIVFLTPVYVRDLDSDVSAEVLVVLIICIVVTIIACLRTTFPIWVGYLVLLLYPISLLLVYVLTVVCGWS
- the LOC140863072 gene encoding sodium/calcium exchanger NCL2-like — protein: MAKKKSFTIISLLLLLIVLQLAHSRSIREDLDLVSDRRKAPAIIEWGLSASTENCEPIYGFLPCSSNVWGLLFLIVVYEILLSLAGQYIASGSEKFFEIIGPGVFGASLFQFLGTFPQIIIVLESSLSGSRDAAQQRATLGMGLVAGTTVMLLTLIWGASVILGSYDLSVANTADNSNDKNKITLKGRGIVTDVETSYTSRIMLISLAPFLILQLQNIFNTPSGRRVIILLALIATVILLFAYMGYQVFQPWVQNRRFEYLMSKYAKDKLMQLLTSNGKPDNRKILQLFNRVDKNKSSSISATELRVLLLGAKIDDSDDLTTDRNIENILESFDISGDGLVSQDEFVKGMTQLVANISNQNADSIKKGGGKNSQKTSQTQQPLLPNASGTSQTQQGLLSNASTTTQTTSSSWRTIFNATFLIILGIFMLCALSEPLIKSVVGFAQAANLSSFSVSYLAIPFAMNYGVAVQSIASAGQKTQKSISLTLSALYGGVFMNNIIGLIVFLTPVYARDLNSTVSVEVVVVLIICIVMTLLTCLRTTYPIWVGYLVLFLYPISLALVYLLTSVLGWS